The Streptomyces sp. M92 nucleotide sequence GCGTGCGAGCAGATGTCGTGGATCGCGAAGACCTCGCCCTCGGTGCGCACGACGGAGATCGGCGTGCCGTCGAGTTCCACCCGCTTGGGGGTGTCCTCCTCCAGCTCGCCCGCTCCACAGACGCGTACGAAGGTCATGCGACGGACGCCTCCAGCTCCTCTTCGATCTTGGCGAGCAGGCGCTCCTCGATGTCCGCGACGCCGATCTGCTGGACCAGCTCGGCGAAGAAGCCGCGGACCACCAGGCGGCGGGCGTCGATCTCGGGGATGCCGCGCGCCATCAGGTAGAAGAGCTGTTCGTCGTCGAAGCGGCCGGTCGCGGAGGCGTGGCCGGCGCCGACGATCTCACCGGTCTCGATCTCCAGGTTCGGCACGGAGTCGACCCGCGCGCCGTCGGTGAGGACGAGGTTGCGGTTCATCTCGTAGGTGTCGGTGCCCTCGGCCTTGGCCTCGATGAGCACGTCGCCGATCCAGACCGCGTGCGCGTCGTCGCCCTGGAGCGCGCCCTTGTAGACGACGTTGGACTTGCAGTGCGGGACGTTGTGGTCGACCAGGAGGCGGTGCTCCTGGTGCTGGCCCCGGTCGGTGAAGTACAGGCCGAACAGCTCGGCCTCGCCGCCGGGACCGGCGTACTGGACGCGCGGGTGGAGGCGGACGACGTCGCCGCCGAAGGTGACGACGACCGACTTGAAGCTCGCGTCGCGGCCCACGAGGGCGTTGTGCTGGCCCACGTGCACGGCCCCCGCGTCCCAGTCCTGGACGGAGACGACGGTGAGCTTGGCGCCGTCGCCGAGGACGTACTCGACGTTGGCGGCGAGCACCGCGTCACCGGTGTGGTCGATGACCACGACGGCCTCGGCGAAGGCCTCCAGCTCGATGACCTGGTGGGCATAGGCCGTGCCGCCCTCGCCGTGCACGGCGATGCGGACGGGCTCGGTCAGCACCGTCTCCTTGGGGACGGTGATCACGCCGGCCTGCGCGAAGGCGGTGTACGCCTGGGCGGCGACGCGGTCCACGGGCTTGCCGGTCCGGCCGAGCCGGGCGTCGTCGCGGCCGACGGTCTCGACGGTGACGCCCTCGGGGGCCTCGACGGCGACCTTGACGCCCTCGCCGGTGGCGGTGGCGGTGCCGTCGTGCAGGCCGCGCAGCCGCTCCAGCGGGGTGAAGCGCCACTCCTCCTCGCGGCCGTGCGGGACCGGGAAGTCCGCCACGTCGAAGGACGGGGGCGCGCTCATGCGCGTGGCGACGGTCGAGTCGGCCTCGGCGGCCACCGCGATCGCACCGGCGGTCGTGGAACCGACCGGGATGTTCTGAGCCTCAGCCATGGCTGTCGTAGTGCTCGCTTTCCGTTACGTATGGGGCTGGATGGGACGGCGGGGCGGCCGGTGGGCCGCCCCCGGCCGGTGTTAGCCGACCGCGCCTTCCATCTGGAGCTCGATCAGCCGGTTGAGTTCGAGCGCGTACTCCATCGGCAGCTCCTTGGCGATCGGCTCGACGAAGCCGCGCACGATCATCGCCATCGCCTCGTCCTCGGACAGGCCGCGGCTCATCAGGTAGAAGAGCTGGTCCTCGGAGACCTTGGAGACGGTCGCCTCGTGGCCCATGGACACGTCGTCCTCGCGGACGTCCACGTAGGGGTAGGTGTCCGAGCGGGAGATGGTGTCGACGAGCAGCGCGTCGCAGAGCACGTTGGACTTGGCGCCCGGGGCGCCCTCGCCGATCTCGATCAGGCCGCGGTAGGAGGTGCGGCCGCCGCCTCGCGCCACCGACTTGGAGACGATGTTGGAGGACGTGTTCGGGGCCATGTGGACCATCTTGGCGCCGGCGTCCTGGTGCTGGCCCTCGCCCGCGAAGGCGATGGACAGGGTCTCGCCCTTGGCGTGCTCGCCCATCAGGTAGACGGCCGGGTACTTCATCGTCACCTTGGAGCCGATGTTGCCGTCGATCCACTCCATGGTCGCGCCCTCGTACGCCACGGCGCGCTTGGTGACCAGGTTGTAGACGTTGTTCGACCAGTTCTGGATGGTCGTGTAGCGGCAGCGGGCGTTCTTCTTGACGATGATCTCGACGACCGCGGAGTGCAGGGAGTCCGACTTGTAGATCGGCGCCGTGCAGCCCTCGACGTAGTGCACGTAGGCACCCTCGTCGACGATGATCAGGGTCCGCTCGAACTGGCCCATGTTCTCCGTGTTGATGCGGAAGTAGGCCTGGAGCGGGATCTCGACGTGCACGCCCTTCGGCACGTAGATGAAGGAGCCGCCGGACCACACGGCCGTGTTCAGCGCGGCGAACTTGTTGTCACCGGCGGGGATGACCGTGCCGAAGTACTCCTTGAAGAGCTCCGGGTGCTCCTTCAGCGCGGTGTCGGTGTCGAGGAAGAGGACGCCCTGCTCCTCCAGGTCCTCGCGGATCTGGTGGTAGACGACCTCCGACTCGTACTGGGCGGCGACACCGGCCACGAGGCGCTGCTTCTCCGCCTCGGGGATGCCCAGCTTGTCGTAGGTGTTCTTGATGTCCTCGGGCAGGTCCTCCCAGGACTCCGCCTGCTTCTCCGTGGAGCGCACGAAGTACTTGATGTTGTCGAAGTCGATGCCCGAGAGGTCCGAGCCCCAGTTGGGCATGGGCTTCTTCTCGAAGAGCTTGAGGCCCTTGAGACGGAGCTTGGTCATCCACTCCGGCTCGGACTTCTTGTCGGAGATGTCCCGGACGACGTCCTCGTCGATGCCGCGCCTGGCAGAGGCGCCGGCCGTGTCGGAGTCGGCCCAGCCGTACTCGTACTTGCCCAGGCCCTCGAGCTCAGGGTGAGCAGTCTCCGTGGGGAGAGTCATGCGGGGTTCCTCCCGGCCGTGCTTGCAGATGCTTGATCGGTGTTCGTGGGCGCCTGCGCCGCGGGCGGCGCGTGCGAAGTCTTCGGAATGAACGTGGTGCAGACCCCGTCGCCGTGCGCGATGGTCGCGAGCCGCTGCACATGTGTACCGAGCAGCTCGGCGAAAAATTCCGTCTCCGCCTCGCACAGCTGCGGGAACTGCTCGGCGACGTGGGCGACCGGGCAGTGGTGCTGGCACAGCTGCTCGCCCTGCTGGGGCCGGGGTGCGCTCCGCGCGACAGCAGCGTACCCGTCCGCGCTCAGGGCCTTGGCCAGCGCTTCCGTACGCTTCTCGGGCGGCACGGACTCG carries:
- the sufD gene encoding Fe-S cluster assembly protein SufD; the protein is MAEAQNIPVGSTTAGAIAVAAEADSTVATRMSAPPSFDVADFPVPHGREEEWRFTPLERLRGLHDGTATATGEGVKVAVEAPEGVTVETVGRDDARLGRTGKPVDRVAAQAYTAFAQAGVITVPKETVLTEPVRIAVHGEGGTAYAHQVIELEAFAEAVVVIDHTGDAVLAANVEYVLGDGAKLTVVSVQDWDAGAVHVGQHNALVGRDASFKSVVVTFGGDVVRLHPRVQYAGPGGEAELFGLYFTDRGQHQEHRLLVDHNVPHCKSNVVYKGALQGDDAHAVWIGDVLIEAKAEGTDTYEMNRNLVLTDGARVDSVPNLEIETGEIVGAGHASATGRFDDEQLFYLMARGIPEIDARRLVVRGFFAELVQQIGVADIEERLLAKIEEELEASVA
- the sufB gene encoding Fe-S cluster assembly protein SufB, with amino-acid sequence MTLPTETAHPELEGLGKYEYGWADSDTAGASARRGIDEDVVRDISDKKSEPEWMTKLRLKGLKLFEKKPMPNWGSDLSGIDFDNIKYFVRSTEKQAESWEDLPEDIKNTYDKLGIPEAEKQRLVAGVAAQYESEVVYHQIREDLEEQGVLFLDTDTALKEHPELFKEYFGTVIPAGDNKFAALNTAVWSGGSFIYVPKGVHVEIPLQAYFRINTENMGQFERTLIIVDEGAYVHYVEGCTAPIYKSDSLHSAVVEIIVKKNARCRYTTIQNWSNNVYNLVTKRAVAYEGATMEWIDGNIGSKVTMKYPAVYLMGEHAKGETLSIAFAGEGQHQDAGAKMVHMAPNTSSNIVSKSVARGGGRTSYRGLIEIGEGAPGAKSNVLCDALLVDTISRSDTYPYVDVREDDVSMGHEATVSKVSEDQLFYLMSRGLSEDEAMAMIVRGFVEPIAKELPMEYALELNRLIELQMEGAVG